The following are encoded in a window of Bradyrhizobium sp. WBOS07 genomic DNA:
- a CDS encoding class I adenylate-forming enzyme family protein — MDWSQSQIPPMRLEARFGDRVVPAFCDRPASLWTMVADACARNPVGEALIAGNVRLSWRQAVEQATRIAAGFRKLGLQRGDRVAILLGNRIEFPLLLFAAAHEGLVTVLLSTRQQKPEIAYVLADCGAKILIHDASLAERLPDAQDVPDLIHRIAIDEDPARSRFAVLADNAPAPAPVEVSEEDTAMILYTSGTTGKPKGAMLAHCNIVHSSMVFVSCLQLTGADRSIAAVPLGHVTGVVANITTMIRCGGALIIMPEFKAADYLKVAARERVTYTVMVPAMYNLCLLQPDFDGYDLSSWRIGGFGGAPMPVATIEKLKAKIPGLKLMNCYGATETTSPSTIMPGELTESHIDSVGLPCPGARIVAMDPDGRELPRGEIGELWIQSASVIKGYWNNAKATAESFTGGFWHSGDLGSVDAEGFVRVFDRQKDMINRGGLKIYSAEVESVLAGHPAVVESAIIAKACPVLGERVHAVVVTRAPVADSDLRAWCAERLSDYKVPETMAITADPLPRNANGKVLKRQLRELPGT; from the coding sequence ATGGACTGGTCGCAATCTCAGATTCCGCCGATGCGGCTCGAGGCGCGGTTCGGCGATCGGGTGGTGCCGGCGTTTTGCGATCGGCCGGCGAGCCTGTGGACGATGGTCGCGGACGCCTGCGCCCGCAATCCGGTTGGTGAGGCATTGATTGCGGGCAATGTCCGGCTCAGCTGGCGGCAGGCCGTGGAGCAGGCGACACGGATCGCGGCGGGCTTTCGCAAGCTGGGCTTGCAGCGCGGCGACCGCGTCGCGATCCTGCTCGGCAACCGCATCGAATTTCCGCTGCTGCTGTTTGCCGCAGCACATGAGGGACTGGTCACGGTGCTGCTGAGCACGCGTCAGCAGAAGCCGGAGATCGCCTATGTGCTCGCCGATTGCGGCGCGAAGATCCTGATCCACGATGCCTCGCTCGCCGAGCGGCTGCCCGACGCGCAGGACGTGCCCGATCTGATCCATCGCATCGCCATCGACGAGGATCCGGCCCGATCGCGCTTCGCCGTGCTCGCCGACAACGCGCCGGCACCGGCGCCGGTCGAGGTGAGCGAAGAGGACACCGCGATGATCCTCTACACCTCGGGCACCACGGGCAAGCCGAAGGGCGCGATGCTGGCGCATTGCAATATCGTGCATTCCTCGATGGTGTTCGTGTCCTGCCTGCAATTGACGGGCGCGGACCGCTCGATCGCGGCGGTGCCGCTCGGCCATGTCACCGGCGTGGTCGCCAACATCACCACCATGATCCGCTGCGGCGGCGCGCTGATCATCATGCCGGAGTTCAAAGCCGCCGATTATCTCAAGGTCGCCGCGCGCGAGCGCGTCACCTACACGGTGATGGTGCCGGCGATGTATAATCTCTGCCTGCTGCAGCCCGATTTCGACGGCTACGATCTGTCGAGCTGGCGCATCGGCGGTTTTGGCGGCGCGCCGATGCCGGTCGCGACCATCGAGAAGCTCAAGGCGAAGATTCCCGGCCTGAAGCTGATGAACTGCTACGGCGCGACCGAGACGACGTCGCCTTCGACGATCATGCCGGGCGAGCTGACCGAGAGCCACATCGACAGCGTCGGCCTGCCGTGCCCCGGCGCGCGCATCGTGGCGATGGATCCGGATGGGCGAGAACTGCCGCGTGGCGAGATCGGCGAGCTCTGGATCCAGAGCGCCTCCGTCATCAAGGGCTACTGGAACAATGCCAAGGCGACCGCCGAGAGCTTCACGGGTGGATTCTGGCACTCCGGCGATCTCGGCTCGGTCGATGCGGAAGGGTTTGTCCGCGTGTTCGACCGGCAGAAGGACATGATCAATCGCGGCGGCCTGAAGATCTATTCGGCCGAGGTCGAGTCCGTGCTGGCCGGCCATCCCGCCGTGGTCGAGAGCGCGATCATCGCCAAAGCCTGCCCGGTGCTGGGCGAGCGCGTCCATGCCGTGGTGGTGACGCGGGCGCCGGTGGCCGACAGCGACTTGCGGGCCTGGTGCGCGGAGCGGCTGTCCGACTACAAGGTTCCCGAAACCATGGCGATCACGGCCGACCCGTTGCCCCGTAACGCCAACGGCAAGGTCTTGAAGCGGCAGCTCCGGGAGCTGCCCGGAACTTGA
- a CDS encoding NnrU family protein translates to MGLLVMILGLVLFFAAHVFTTKRDARAQAIARLGEGTYKILYALVSLAGLALIIWGYAHYRATGWIDVWYPPKAMKHITLALMLPAVILVVASYLRGRIYATLEHPMLAGVKLWAAAHLLANGDLGSIILFGSFLGWAVYDRISLKARTDAGGPPIPVGGVTNDLIAVGVGVVAYVALAFAFHPVVIGVPVVGV, encoded by the coding sequence GTGGGTCTGCTGGTCATGATCCTGGGGCTGGTGCTGTTCTTTGCGGCCCATGTTTTCACAACCAAACGAGACGCGCGCGCGCAGGCGATCGCAAGACTGGGTGAGGGGACCTACAAGATCCTCTACGCGCTGGTCTCGCTGGCGGGGCTCGCGTTGATCATCTGGGGTTACGCCCACTACCGCGCCACCGGCTGGATCGACGTCTGGTATCCGCCGAAGGCGATGAAGCACATCACGCTCGCGCTGATGCTGCCCGCCGTGATCCTGGTCGTGGCGTCCTATCTGCGCGGCCGCATCTACGCGACGCTGGAGCATCCGATGCTGGCCGGCGTCAAGCTGTGGGCTGCGGCGCATCTTTTGGCCAATGGCGATCTCGGCTCCATCATCCTGTTCGGCTCGTTCCTGGGCTGGGCCGTCTATGACCGCATCTCGCTTAAAGCTCGCACCGACGCCGGCGGCCCGCCGATTCCCGTCGGCGGCGTCACCAACGATCTGATTGCGGTCGGGGTCGGCGTGGTCGCCTATGTGGCCCTGGCGTTCGCGTTCCATCCGGTCGTGATTGGCGTGCCGGTCGTGGGGGTGTAG
- a CDS encoding peptide chain release factor 3, protein MSDIAITTAESPARSPLAAEVARRRTFAIISHPDAGKTTLTEKLLLFGGAINLAGQVKAKGERRNTRSDWMKIERERGISVVTSVMTFEFEGLVFNLLDTPGHEDFSEDTYRTLTAVDSAVMVIDAAKGIEARTRKLFEVCRLRDIPIITFINKMDRESRDVFELLDEIEKTLALDTTPMTWPVGRGRDFLGTYDVVNGGVRLLEGGGAKTGAAQQIAIEELAKLNANLDVSAVKDELELVTEASKPFELEAFREGHLTPVYFGSALRNFGVGDLLEGLGKFAPEPRAQDSDQRRVEATDPRMSAFVFKIQANMDPNHRDRIAFARLCSGKLSRGMKAKLVRTGKSMPLSSPQFFFAQDRSVADEAFAGDVVGIPNHGTLRIGDTLTEGEDFNFVGVPSFAPEIVRRVRLTDAMKAKKLKEALQQMSEEGVVQVFRPRDGAPALVGVVGALQLDVLKARLEAEYSLPVEFEVSEFQLARWVSSEDRKKLDAFIAANTSSIADDVDGDPVYLARNEFYLGYTKERAEGIEFTNVKDVKKKG, encoded by the coding sequence ATGTCCGACATCGCCATCACCACAGCCGAATCGCCGGCCCGTTCCCCGCTTGCCGCTGAAGTGGCGCGGCGGCGCACCTTTGCGATCATCTCGCATCCCGACGCCGGCAAGACCACGCTGACCGAGAAGCTGCTGCTGTTCGGCGGCGCCATCAACCTGGCCGGCCAGGTCAAGGCCAAGGGCGAGCGGCGCAACACCCGCTCGGATTGGATGAAGATCGAGCGCGAGCGCGGCATCTCGGTCGTGACCTCGGTCATGACCTTCGAGTTCGAGGGCCTCGTCTTCAACCTGCTGGACACGCCGGGCCACGAGGACTTTTCGGAAGACACCTATCGCACGCTCACCGCGGTCGATTCCGCCGTCATGGTGATCGACGCCGCCAAGGGCATCGAGGCGCGCACCCGCAAGCTGTTCGAGGTGTGCCGCCTGCGGGATATTCCGATCATCACCTTCATCAACAAGATGGACCGCGAGAGCCGCGACGTGTTCGAGCTGCTCGACGAGATCGAGAAGACGCTGGCGCTCGACACCACGCCGATGACCTGGCCGGTCGGCCGCGGCCGTGACTTCCTCGGCACCTATGACGTCGTCAATGGCGGCGTGCGCCTGCTCGAAGGCGGCGGCGCCAAGACCGGCGCGGCCCAGCAGATCGCGATCGAGGAGCTCGCCAAGCTCAACGCCAATCTCGACGTCTCCGCGGTGAAGGACGAGCTCGAGCTCGTCACCGAGGCCTCGAAACCGTTCGAGCTCGAGGCGTTTCGCGAAGGCCATCTGACGCCGGTCTATTTCGGCAGCGCGCTGCGCAATTTCGGTGTCGGCGACCTCCTGGAAGGCCTCGGCAAGTTCGCGCCCGAGCCGCGCGCGCAGGACAGCGACCAGCGCAGGGTCGAGGCCACCGATCCGCGCATGAGCGCCTTCGTGTTCAAGATCCAGGCCAACATGGATCCGAACCACCGCGACCGCATCGCGTTCGCGCGCCTCTGCTCGGGCAAGCTCAGCCGCGGCATGAAGGCCAAGCTGGTGCGCACCGGCAAGAGCATGCCGCTGTCGAGCCCGCAATTCTTCTTTGCCCAGGACCGCTCGGTCGCGGACGAGGCCTTCGCCGGCGACGTCGTCGGCATCCCCAACCACGGCACGCTGCGCATCGGCGACACCCTGACCGAGGGCGAGGATTTCAACTTCGTCGGCGTGCCGAGCTTCGCGCCGGAAATCGTCCGCCGGGTGCGGCTCACCGACGCGATGAAGGCCAAGAAGCTGAAGGAAGCGCTGCAGCAGATGTCGGAAGAAGGCGTGGTGCAGGTGTTCCGCCCGCGCGACGGCGCCCCGGCATTGGTCGGTGTCGTCGGCGCGCTGCAGCTCGACGTGCTGAAGGCGCGGCTCGAGGCGGAATATTCGCTGCCGGTCGAGTTCGAGGTCAGCGAATTCCAGCTGGCGCGCTGGGTCTCCTCGGAGGACCGCAAGAAGCTCGATGCCTTCATCGCCGCCAACACCTCCAGCATCGCCGACGACGTCGACGGCGATCCCGTGTATCTCGCCAGGAACGAGTTCTATCTCGGCTACACCAAGGAGCGCGCCGAGGGCATCGAGTTCACCAACGTCAAGGACGTGAAGAAGAAGGGGTAG
- the sugE gene encoding quaternary ammonium compound efflux SMR transporter SugE has translation MAWSILFVAGLLEITWAIGLKYTEGFTRLVPSVVTLVAMAGSVVLLGLALKSLPVGTAYAVWTGIGAVGTATLGIILFGEPATALRLASIGLIVAGIVGLKLVT, from the coding sequence ATGGCCTGGAGCATCCTGTTCGTCGCCGGGCTTCTCGAGATCACCTGGGCGATCGGCCTGAAATACACCGAGGGTTTTACCAGGCTTGTTCCGTCCGTCGTCACGCTGGTGGCCATGGCTGGCAGCGTCGTCCTGCTCGGCCTCGCGCTCAAATCGCTGCCGGTCGGAACCGCCTATGCGGTGTGGACCGGGATCGGCGCGGTCGGCACCGCGACGCTGGGCATCATCCTGTTCGGGGAGCCGGCCACGGCGCTGCGGCTTGCCAGCATCGGCCTGATCGTCGCCGGGATCGTCGGGCTGAAGCTCGTCACTTGA
- a CDS encoding inorganic phosphate transporter, translated as MDAALGLPILVGLIAVALLFDFLNGLHDAANSIATIVSTRVLRPQFAVFWAAFFNFIAFMVFGLHVAQTIGTGIIDPAIVDPQVIFAALVGAIVWNLVTWALGIPSSSSHALIGGLVGGGMAKAGISAAVWTGLSKTVLAIVLSPLVGFLLAMMLVAIVSWASVRSTPFAVDRAFRILQFASASLYSLGHGGNDAQKTMGIIAVLLYSQGHLGSDFSVPFWVVLSCQAAMALGTLMGGWRIVRTMGLRITKLTPMQGFCAETGGAATLFMATFLGVPVSTTHTITGAIVGVGAARRVSAVRWNVASSIVYAWVITIPASGIVAALTWWAVQLFVK; from the coding sequence GTGGATGCCGCGTTGGGTCTTCCCATCCTGGTCGGCTTGATCGCCGTCGCGCTGCTGTTCGACTTCCTGAACGGCCTGCACGACGCCGCCAATTCGATCGCGACCATCGTCTCCACCCGCGTGCTGCGGCCGCAATTCGCGGTGTTCTGGGCCGCCTTCTTCAACTTCATCGCCTTCATGGTGTTCGGGCTGCACGTCGCCCAGACCATTGGCACCGGCATCATCGATCCCGCGATCGTCGATCCCCAGGTGATCTTCGCCGCGCTGGTCGGCGCCATCGTCTGGAACCTGGTGACCTGGGCGCTCGGCATCCCGTCCTCGTCCTCGCACGCGCTGATCGGCGGGCTCGTCGGCGGCGGCATGGCCAAGGCCGGGATCTCGGCTGCGGTGTGGACTGGATTGTCCAAGACGGTGCTGGCGATCGTGCTGTCGCCGCTGGTCGGCTTCCTGCTCGCGATGATGCTGGTGGCGATCGTGTCCTGGGCCTCGGTGCGCTCGACGCCGTTCGCGGTCGATCGCGCCTTCCGCATCCTTCAGTTCGCCTCCGCCTCGCTCTATTCGCTCGGCCATGGCGGCAACGACGCGCAGAAGACCATGGGCATCATTGCGGTGCTGCTGTATTCGCAGGGCCATCTCGGCAGCGACTTCTCGGTGCCGTTCTGGGTGGTGCTGTCGTGCCAGGCGGCGATGGCGCTGGGCACCTTGATGGGCGGCTGGCGCATCGTCCGCACCATGGGCCTGCGCATCACCAAGCTGACGCCGATGCAGGGCTTCTGCGCCGAGACCGGAGGCGCGGCGACCCTGTTCATGGCGACCTTCCTCGGAGTCCCCGTCTCGACCACGCACACCATCACCGGCGCCATCGTCGGCGTCGGCGCGGCCCGCCGCGTCTCGGCGGTGCGCTGGAACGTGGCAAGCTCGATCGTCTATGCCTGGGTGATCACGATTCCGGCGTCGGGCATCGTCGCAGCGCTGACCTGGTGGGCGGTCCAGCTCTTCGTCAAGTGA
- a CDS encoding DUF47 domain-containing protein yields the protein MMRWFRAFLPKEERFFDLFDRHAQTVIQGSIALQGMLNGGEETPVYCQRVNQFENDADNITREVLTAVRRTFITPFDRGDIKNLITSLDDAIDQMQQTAKAVMLFEVRTFEPPMREIGGLLIECANLVGRALPLMQSIGPNVAMLTAITEELGKLEGRVDDLHDIGLKELFLKHRDGNAMDFIVGVEIYDHLEKVADRFDDVANEINSIVIEQV from the coding sequence ATGATGCGATGGTTTCGTGCTTTCCTGCCCAAGGAAGAACGGTTCTTCGACCTGTTCGACCGACATGCCCAGACGGTGATCCAGGGCTCGATCGCGCTCCAGGGCATGCTCAACGGGGGCGAGGAGACACCGGTCTATTGCCAGCGCGTCAACCAGTTCGAGAACGACGCCGACAATATCACCCGCGAGGTGTTGACGGCGGTGCGCCGCACCTTCATCACCCCGTTCGACCGCGGCGACATCAAGAACCTGATCACCTCGCTGGACGACGCCATCGACCAGATGCAGCAGACCGCCAAGGCCGTGATGCTGTTCGAGGTCCGCACTTTCGAGCCGCCGATGCGCGAGATCGGCGGGCTTCTGATCGAATGCGCCAATCTGGTCGGCCGTGCACTGCCGCTGATGCAGTCGATCGGCCCGAACGTCGCCATGCTCACCGCGATCACGGAAGAGTTGGGCAAGCTGGAGGGGCGCGTCGACGATCTCCACGACATCGGCCTGAAGGAGCTGTTCCTCAAGCACCGCGACGGCAATGCGATGGACTTCATCGTCGGCGTCGAGATCTACGACCACCTGGAGAAGGTGGCCGATCGTTTCGACGACGTCGCGAACGAGATCAACAGCATCGTCATCGAGCAGGTGTAG
- a CDS encoding branched-chain amino acid ABC transporter permease: MTTLTDDTLPVTPRAMRDEMIVFVVMALLLATVPFTGVYPFFVMQALCFALLACAFNLLIGYGGLLSFGHAMFLGTAGYCSAHALKVWALPPELGILVGIAAAFVLSLITGYISIRRQGIYFSMITLALSQLLYFIYLQAPFTHGEDGIQGIPQGHMFGIFDLSKPTVLYYVVLAGFLAGFLLIFRIINSPFGEVLKAIRENEPRAISLGYRTDQYKFLAFVLSGTLAGFAGALKVFVAQNASLTDVHWSMSGEVVLMTLVGGLGTIFGPVVGAFVIIAMQQYLAGFGQWVTVIQGAIFVVCVLTFRRGVVGEIAHYFRRSL; the protein is encoded by the coding sequence ATGACAACCCTGACGGACGACACGCTGCCGGTGACCCCTCGCGCGATGCGCGACGAGATGATCGTTTTCGTGGTGATGGCGCTGCTGCTCGCCACGGTGCCGTTCACGGGCGTCTACCCGTTCTTCGTCATGCAGGCGCTGTGCTTTGCGCTGCTCGCCTGTGCCTTCAACCTCTTGATCGGCTATGGCGGCCTGCTGTCGTTCGGCCACGCGATGTTCCTGGGAACCGCCGGCTATTGCAGCGCGCATGCGTTGAAGGTGTGGGCCTTGCCGCCCGAACTCGGCATCCTCGTCGGCATCGCCGCGGCTTTCGTGCTCTCGCTCATCACGGGCTACATCTCGATCCGCCGCCAGGGCATCTACTTCTCGATGATCACGCTGGCGCTGTCGCAGCTCTTGTACTTCATCTACCTCCAGGCCCCGTTCACCCATGGTGAGGACGGCATCCAGGGCATCCCGCAGGGACACATGTTCGGCATCTTCGATCTGTCGAAGCCGACGGTGCTGTATTACGTCGTGCTGGCCGGGTTCCTCGCCGGCTTTCTCCTGATCTTCCGCATCATCAACTCGCCGTTCGGCGAGGTGCTGAAGGCGATCCGCGAGAACGAGCCGCGGGCGATCTCGCTCGGCTACCGGACCGACCAGTACAAATTCTTGGCCTTCGTGCTTTCAGGCACGCTGGCCGGCTTTGCCGGCGCGCTGAAAGTGTTCGTGGCGCAGAACGCCTCGCTCACCGACGTCCATTGGTCGATGTCCGGCGAGGTCGTGCTGATGACGCTGGTCGGCGGCCTCGGCACCATCTTCGGCCCCGTGGTCGGCGCCTTCGTCATCATCGCCATGCAGCAATATCTGGCGGGTTTCGGCCAATGGGTGACGGTGATCCAGGGCGCGATCTTCGTGGTCTGCGTGCTCACCTTCCGCCGCGGCGTCGTCGGTGAAATCGCGCATTACTTCCGGAGATCACTCTAA
- a CDS encoding branched-chain amino acid ABC transporter permease has protein sequence MQALYAQLLVGLINGSFYALLSLGLAVIFGMLNIINFAHGALYMMGAFVAYFLLNLGGINYWWALLLAPIIVGIFGMILERTMLQWLTGLDHLYGLLLTFGIALIVQGVFQNYFGSSGLPYAIPDQLKGGMNLGFMFLPIYRGWVVVFSLVVCLATWFLIEKTQLGAYLRAATENPTLVRAFGINVPRMITLTYGLGVGLAALAGVLSAPINQVRPLMGADLIIVVFAVVVIGGMGSIMGSIITGFALGVIEGLTKYFYPEASNTVVFVLMVLVLLVKPTGLTGRAA, from the coding sequence ATGCAGGCTCTTTACGCTCAGCTACTGGTGGGACTGATCAACGGCTCGTTCTACGCGCTGCTCAGTCTCGGGCTTGCCGTGATCTTCGGCATGCTCAACATCATCAATTTCGCCCATGGCGCGCTCTACATGATGGGCGCCTTCGTTGCCTATTTCCTGCTGAATCTCGGCGGCATCAATTATTGGTGGGCGCTGCTGCTTGCGCCCATCATCGTCGGCATCTTCGGCATGATCCTCGAGCGGACCATGCTGCAATGGCTGACCGGGCTCGATCATCTCTACGGCCTGCTCCTGACCTTCGGCATCGCGCTGATCGTGCAGGGCGTGTTCCAGAACTATTTCGGCTCGTCCGGCCTGCCTTACGCCATTCCGGACCAGCTCAAGGGCGGCATGAATCTCGGCTTCATGTTCCTGCCGATCTATCGCGGCTGGGTGGTCGTGTTCTCGCTGGTCGTGTGCCTTGCGACCTGGTTCCTGATCGAGAAGACCCAGCTCGGCGCATATCTGCGCGCCGCGACTGAAAATCCGACTCTGGTGCGCGCCTTCGGCATCAACGTGCCGCGCATGATCACGCTCACTTACGGTCTCGGCGTGGGCCTCGCCGCGCTCGCCGGCGTGCTCTCGGCCCCGATCAACCAGGTGCGGCCGCTGATGGGCGCCGACCTCATCATCGTCGTGTTCGCGGTGGTCGTGATCGGCGGCATGGGATCGATCATGGGCTCCATCATCACCGGCTTCGCGCTCGGGGTGATCGAGGGTCTGACCAAATATTTCTACCCCGAGGCCTCCAACACCGTCGTGTTCGTGCTGATGGTGCTGGTGCTCTTGGTGAAGCCAACGGGATTGACGGGAAGGGCGGCCTGA
- a CDS encoding ABC transporter substrate-binding protein, with protein MKHGISAMLLGTALAFGSAGAAVAQDKNIKIGVLTDNSGLYADLGGPGSTVAAQMAIEDSGLAAKGWKLDLISADHQNKPDIGSTIARQWIDVEKVDIFMDVLNSGVALAVNNVVKEKNSILIDTGAATSDLTNAQCSPNTVHWVYDTYMLANSTGQALVKSGGDTWYFLTADYAFGHALERDTAAVVLKSGGKVIGNVKHPLNTADFSSFLLQAQASKAKIIGMANAGGDTTNTIKQAAEFGIVSGGQKLAGLLLFITDVHALGLKVAQGLNFTETFYWDMNDGTRAFSKRFSERMKNKAMPSMVQAGVYSGLLHYFKALEAMGGNPHDGAKVVAKMKEMPTDDALFGKGTIRADGRKLHPAYLFEVKKPEESKGPWDYYKLIGTTPGEQAFRPLSESACPLVKK; from the coding sequence ATGAAGCACGGCATTTCGGCAATGTTGCTCGGCACAGCCCTGGCCTTCGGTTCGGCAGGTGCCGCGGTCGCGCAGGACAAGAACATCAAGATCGGCGTGCTGACCGACAATTCGGGACTCTATGCCGACCTCGGCGGCCCCGGCTCGACCGTCGCCGCGCAGATGGCGATCGAGGATTCCGGGCTCGCGGCCAAGGGCTGGAAGCTCGACCTGATCTCCGCAGACCATCAGAACAAGCCCGACATCGGCTCCACGATCGCCCGGCAATGGATCGACGTCGAGAAGGTCGACATCTTCATGGATGTCCTGAACTCCGGCGTTGCGCTGGCGGTCAACAATGTCGTCAAGGAGAAGAATTCCATCCTGATCGACACCGGCGCAGCGACGTCGGATCTCACCAACGCGCAGTGCTCGCCGAACACGGTCCACTGGGTCTATGACACCTACATGCTGGCCAACAGCACGGGGCAGGCGCTGGTGAAGTCGGGCGGCGACACCTGGTACTTCCTGACCGCGGACTATGCCTTCGGCCATGCCCTCGAGCGCGACACCGCCGCGGTCGTGCTGAAATCGGGCGGCAAGGTGATCGGCAACGTCAAGCATCCCCTCAATACCGCCGACTTCTCGTCGTTCCTGCTTCAAGCGCAGGCCTCCAAGGCCAAGATCATCGGCATGGCGAATGCCGGCGGCGACACCACCAACACGATCAAGCAGGCGGCGGAGTTCGGCATCGTCTCGGGCGGTCAGAAACTTGCGGGCCTGCTGCTCTTCATCACCGACGTGCACGCACTCGGCCTGAAGGTGGCGCAGGGCCTGAACTTCACCGAGACCTTCTATTGGGACATGAACGACGGGACGCGCGCGTTCTCCAAGCGCTTCTCCGAGCGCATGAAGAACAAGGCGATGCCCTCGATGGTGCAGGCCGGCGTCTATTCGGGCCTGCTGCACTATTTCAAGGCGCTGGAGGCCATGGGTGGCAATCCGCATGACGGCGCGAAGGTCGTCGCCAAGATGAAGGAAATGCCGACGGACGACGCGCTGTTCGGCAAGGGCACGATCCGCGCCGACGGCCGCAAGCTGCATCCGGCCTATCTCTTCGAGGTGAAGAAGCCCGAGGAGTCCAAGGGACCCTGGGACTATTACAAGCTGATCGGCACGACCCCCGGCGAGCAGGCCTTCCGGCCGCTGTCGGAAAGCGCCTGTCCCCTGGTGAAGAAGTGA
- a CDS encoding ABC transporter ATP-binding protein, with protein sequence MPDTAMAEAPAKVATGGNILQVRNLEAWYGESHILHGINFDVNAGEVVTLLGRNGAGKTTTLKSIMGIIGKRTGSVKFNNQEIIRASSDKIARMGIAFCPEERGIFASLDVRENLMLPPVVREGGLPLEQIFELFPNLKERLNSQGTKLSGGEQQMLAIARILRTGASFLMLDEPTEGLAPVIIQQIGHTIARLKKEGFTILLVEQNFRFASTVADRYYVVEHGKIIDGFSNAELAANMDKLHTYLGV encoded by the coding sequence ATGCCTGACACTGCGATGGCCGAGGCTCCGGCCAAGGTTGCGACCGGCGGAAACATCCTTCAAGTCCGCAACCTCGAAGCCTGGTACGGCGAGTCCCACATCCTGCACGGGATCAACTTCGACGTGAACGCGGGCGAGGTCGTCACCCTGCTCGGGCGCAACGGCGCCGGCAAGACGACCACGCTGAAGTCGATCATGGGCATCATCGGCAAGCGTACCGGCTCGGTAAAGTTCAACAACCAGGAGATTATCCGCGCGAGCTCCGACAAGATCGCGCGCATGGGCATCGCGTTCTGTCCGGAAGAGCGGGGCATATTCGCCAGTCTCGACGTGCGCGAGAACTTGATGCTGCCGCCGGTGGTCCGTGAAGGCGGATTGCCGCTCGAACAGATCTTCGAGCTGTTTCCGAACCTGAAGGAGCGGCTCAACAGCCAGGGCACCAAGCTGTCCGGCGGCGAGCAGCAGATGCTCGCGATCGCGCGCATCCTGCGCACCGGCGCGAGCTTCCTGATGCTGGACGAGCCGACCGAAGGTCTTGCGCCCGTCATCATCCAGCAGATCGGCCACACCATTGCGCGGCTCAAGAAGGAGGGCTTCACGATCCTCCTGGTCGAGCAGAATTTCCGCTTCGCCTCCACCGTCGCCGACCGCTACTACGTGGTCGAGCATGGCAAGATCATTGACGGATTTTCCAATGCCGAGCTTGCCGCCAACATGGACAAGCTCCACACCTATCTCGGCGTGTAG
- a CDS encoding ABC transporter ATP-binding protein: MADEFILETEGLTKEFAGFFAVRDVALKVRRGSIHALIGPNGAGKTTCFNLLTKFLKPSAGKILYKGQDITAMAPADVARLGLVRSFQISAVFPHLTAQENVRVALQRQHGSSFDFWRSKSVLNRFNDRARELLNDVGLSEFANTPAVEMPYGRKRALEIATTLALDPEMMLLDEPMAGMGHEDIDKIAALIKRISAKYTILMVEHNLSVVANLSDIITVLTRGQVLAQGHYSELTKDERVKEAYLGAGHA, translated from the coding sequence TTGGCCGATGAGTTCATTCTCGAAACGGAAGGCTTGACCAAGGAGTTCGCGGGCTTCTTCGCCGTCCGCGACGTTGCGCTCAAGGTTCGCCGTGGGAGCATTCACGCGTTGATCGGCCCGAATGGGGCCGGCAAGACGACCTGCTTCAATCTTCTGACCAAGTTCCTCAAACCGTCTGCCGGAAAAATCCTGTACAAGGGGCAGGACATCACGGCGATGGCGCCGGCCGACGTGGCCCGCCTGGGCCTTGTTCGTTCGTTCCAGATCTCGGCGGTATTTCCGCATCTCACCGCGCAGGAGAACGTCCGTGTCGCGCTTCAGCGCCAGCACGGCTCTTCGTTCGATTTCTGGCGCTCCAAATCGGTCCTCAACCGCTTCAACGACCGCGCCCGCGAGCTCCTCAACGATGTCGGTCTCAGCGAGTTTGCCAACACGCCCGCGGTCGAGATGCCCTATGGCCGCAAGCGTGCACTCGAAATTGCAACCACGCTCGCACTCGACCCGGAGATGATGCTGCTGGACGAGCCGATGGCCGGCATGGGCCACGAGGACATCGACAAGATCGCGGCGCTGATCAAGCGCATCTCCGCGAAATATACCATCCTGATGGTCGAGCATAATCTGAGCGTCGTGGCCAACCTCTCCGACATCATCACCGTGCTGACGCGCGGGCAGGTGCTCGCGCAAGGTCATTACAGCGAGCTCACCAAGGACGAGCGCGTCAAGGAAGCATACTTGGGAGCCGGGCATGCCTGA